The Sulfurimonas sp. HSL3-2 genome segment GAACATAACGATTCATATGCCTCTGGTTCACCTGAAAAAATCAGAGATCGTGAAAGAGGCGTTAAAACTAAACGTTCCGCTTGAACTTACATGGAGCTGTTACAAGAACGAAGAGAAAGCCTGCGGTGTTTGCGATAGCTGCAGACTGCGCTTGAACGGCTTTAAAGAAGCAGGCATAAAAGATCCTATCATCTATGAATAGTCTCAATATTTTTGGTCTGGATGTAAATTATAAATACAATCCAAGACTAAAAAACAGTTATATCAACATCCTTCCTTCGACCCAGGTGGTCGTAAAGACCCCTATAAAATCAGAAAAATATATCTATGACCTTATAGAGGGGAAATATGAGTGGATCATTAAAAAGATCGATCATATAAAAAAACATAAGAAAAGAGACGTCAATATAGAGGATGAAGTCCTGATATTCGGCGAGGTGTACAGCATAGACCACGAAATAGCGACCAGTTTGAGAGATAAACTGCAAAAACTAAGAGCACCCACGCAAGAAAATATACTCAACAACTATGATAGGTACTATAAAGAGATGTCACAAAGTCATATACCGGGCAGGGTGGAGCACTATAGCTGTTTAATGGGCTTATATCCTACAAACATCAAGTTTAGAAAAATGAAAAGAAGATGGGGCAGTTGTGACAGCAAAAAAGAGCTTACTTTTAACACAAACCTTTTAAAACTTTCCCGTGAGCTTATTGATTATGTCATAGTCCATGAACTCGCGCATATAAAACATATGAATCATTCAAAACGTTTTCATGATCTTGTCAAACTCTATCTTCCAGATGCAAAAGAACTTGAAAAAAAGATAAGAGAAGAATTTTATAGATTGTGATACAATACCTGTATTACGGAGTTTATAATGAATAAAAAGATTTTATTTGTATGTGTAGAGATACCTAATATCGTCTCGAAAAAAGAGCTTGAAAGCGAATTTCCGGGAATGGTCTTAAGCAAGATCGAGAACTCTCTTGTAGGAGAGATCACAAATGACAAGCTGATATTTGTATCCTCTTTCGGTGTCATCACTTTTTGTAACTTTTCATTTGAAGAGATCATTTCGTTTCTTTCAAGATTAGGTGTAAAAGAAGCCGACCACTATAAAACAGCTCTCATAAACCAAGACTATATGATGATAGTCAATGAAGAGTATACAAAACCGCAGATCGATGAAAATACGATCAAATATGACAGATTCAACAAGTCTATAGGTTCGATCATCTCTTTAGCTCTTTCTCAAAGTGTAGGCCTTGAGATAAAAGAGCAGTCTCTAGAGAAGAAGATGGAAGAAAGTAAAACACTATATGAGAAGATAGAGAAACTCAAAGTGAAGGATAGGGCGAGGTTGATGAAGTTTGCAAGCTCCATAGCTAAAGAGAGGTTTCATATACTTAACCAGCTTTATCTTCTAGACAAACCCGACATCCTGTGGGATGATCCGGAACTGGAATCACTTTATAACCAGCTCTCACTGCAGCTGGAACTCAAATCACGTTTTGACGTCATAGAGTACAAGATATCGTATCTCAAAGAATCTGTTGAGTTCGCAACGGATATGATAAACCAGAAATCAAGCGAGTTCCTGGAGTGGATCATTATCTGGCTGATCGCAGTAGAGATCGTATTTTCCGTCTATGAATATATGATAAAGCCGTTATTGTAAAGGATTTCGGCTTACAATATATATTTTGGTTAACATAATGTAAATTCTCTTGAAAAATAGTTCTTTATCTTTTAATGCAATATTTGTGGCTATAATAACCTATTACACGATTTACAGTATAAAACTATAAACTGGAGTTACGTATGGAGATCATAAAAAAGTATTTTCATGATATTGAAAAATGTGTTGATGACTATAACATCACTTTAGACAACTTACAAACCAGCAACTCTGATGAACTTCTTTATACTCATGCGATAAGAGAATATAAAAAACTGTTTTTAAAACTTCTTTTGTCCAATAATGAGGATGAGACCAATGAAAACACAAAAGCCCTAGTCTTTTTTACGATTGAAAACGATATCTCCTATCTGTTCTTATACAGTGAACTTATAACCGTTGTACGTAACTTTCTCGGTAATCTACTAATAAAACATGATCTTGAACATATAAACGAGATCAATGATTTCTTTTATGCACATGAACAACGCATTACTGTTTTATATCTGCAAAGGTTCTTAAAACAGCTTAAACTCAAAAATGAGCTCCGTCTCTCGCATATAGCGATCATGCCGGATAAAAAGTTTATGATCCATTACGAAAATCATCTCAAATGGATCATAGATCTTATTTTCTATATAGAAAACAATAAGTTCGGTGATGATTATCCTCAGCTTGATCATAATCTTTGTGATTTTGGAAAATGGATGCATGGTGCAACAACATCCTACCTTATCTCGACCACTCATTTTAAGATCATAGAAAAACTGCATATAAATCTGCATGATCTTGCTGCAAACGTCGTAAGTCATTGTAAAAGCAAAAATATCCGTCCATCTACTCTCATCCATCTAATGCAGAGAATCGACTACTATTCACTTGAGATAGGAAATGAGATCGCCTTTTTAAATGAGATCGAGGAAAGTGCAAAAGACCCCCTCACCCATCTGCTTACAAGAAGATTGTTCAACAAGATCATGATAAATAAACTCGATATTGCAAAAGCTACCGGTAGAGAGTTTGCTATGATCATGTGTGATCTGGATCACTTCAAATATATAAATGATAATTATGGACATAATGTCGGAGATATCGTACTGCAGCATTTTGCAAATATATTAGAACATAATCTACGTAAGTCAGACTATCTTTTCCGTTTCGGCGGAGAAGAGTTTATAGTCCTGCTCTCTATGACGGATAAAGAGGAAGCGCTTATGCTTGCACAAAAAGTGTGTGATGTCACAGCTGCATCAGAAGTCATAGTTGAAGGTGTAAAGATCAAATATACGGTAAGTATAGGAACTATAGCTATCATAGTTGACAATAAAACACCTATCTCTCAAGAGACCATCGATACTTATGTAGCTCAAGCTGATGAAAAACTTTACCTTGCAAAAGAGAGAGGAAGAAATCGAGTGGAATAGGTTCACCTATGTTATTTATACAAATCCCGAGTCAGAAATTAAAAAAAGAAGTTGAAAGTATTTAATATTAATTGATATAAGAAGCGGTAATTTAGCCCTGTAAAAAGGCTAGATTGTAGTTAGGCACAACGGTAAGCTGGGTTTTGTTATAGTGATATTAATCTACTTTGATCTTTACAGATCAACTCTAGCGAAACAGTAGCTTTGTAAGACGCTAACCATCTGTTTCTTGCTACCGGGTTGGGTTTACAAGCTACCTATATTGCTATAGGTACTGGTGGTCTCTTACACCGCCGTTTCACCCTCACCGCTTTTGCAAGCGGCGGTCTATTTTCTGTTGCACTTTCCCTCATATTACTATGGCCATTAGTTAAATGGAACCCTGTCTTACGGTAGCCCAGACTTTCCTCTTGAAATCGCTTTCAAGCATCAACTTGTTGTACCTGCGTAATGATAACTAAATATAGATATAAGTTTAATATTTTAAGTAAAAATGAACGACTGTTCATATGAAACTAAGATTAGATTAACAGTTGTTCATATATAATTGTATTCATATTAACAATTGTTCATTATATAGATTCTAAATAAGAACAACTGTTCATTAAATCATCTAAAAAAGGTCGTTAAATGCCGCAAAGTAGGGAAATTGACAATACTGTATCTACAAAGAAAAAGATATTGGTTGCTTCTATGAAGCTTTTTTCGGAGCTTGGATATAAGAATGCTTCAGTCAGAAAGATAGCAGCAGAAGTAGGAATACGTGAGAGTGCTTTATACAATCATTTTAAGAACAAAGAGGACATATTTCTCTCTGTAGCCTCTGATATATTTTCTACACCGTTTAACAAAGAGGACAGCCCTGCTTTGACACCGGCACAGTTAAGTAATCCAAAGTCATACCTGCACAAGTTTGCAATGGAGTTCAAACTCATAACGTTTGATAAGACAAAAGAGAGTCTGTTTAGAATACTGATGATAGAACTGTTCCAAAACAAACAGTTAAGAGAGGGATTTATAAACGAGTTCCACAATAAAAATATTAAGGCATTATCAGCTGTATTCTTTACGATGATGCAGGAGGGCTTAGTAAGGTCATCTGATCCGTTACTGATGGCAAATGAGTTTTTAGGGCCCCTATTCTACTTACGCTTACATGTAACCCTGCTTCGTATCGATAACGAATCTACGACAAACCTCTCTACTCAGTTTGAAAAACATGTTGACTTTTTCTGGGAAAGCGTAAAAGTATAATCATACTATTTAATATTAATATTTGGATCAAAAAAAAGCAGCCCCGATAAGGAGCTGCAGCTATATAAATAACTATATAGTTATTTACCCATAGCTTCTAAAGCGTATTTTTCACCAAGCTCATATGCTTTTAAATTCGCAGCATGAACTTTTGCAGGTACTTTTGAAAGCATTGTATCTATAAGTACTTGTCTGTCAATAGCATTTTGCATAGTGTTTGCAATTGCAAGAGCAACAACAGATTGAGTAATAACATTACCAACCTCTTCTTTTGCTATTGTAATAATTGGAATCTCATAGATCTTCCATGTTTTTCTATCTTCGTCAGATGGATGAACAAGATTTGGATCAACAACGATCGTTCCACCTGGTGTAACCCCATTTTTAAATGAGTTATAACTAACCTGTGCAACAGAAAGCATAAAATCGATTTCACCGTCATTTGCATAAGGGTAAAAAATCTCTTCATCATCAAGTGTGATGTCAACGACTGTCGGTCCACCACGTACTTGTGATGTATATGTAGCAGTCTTCAACCCTTCTCCGCCAGTTTTAATTTTTGCAGCTGCAAAAATCTCTCCTGCAAGAAGAACACCTTGTCCACCAACACCTGTAAATCTCATTAAGTTTCTAGCCATTGTGTCTCCTTATATCTTTTTAGCAAAATCGTCTTGAGTAATCGTTTTACGTTTACCTTGATGAACAGCGATAACATCTTGGTACATATCACAATATTCACGTACTGTTTTGTCTTCTTTTAAGATACCTGTAGGGAAAACGTTAAGTTTCTCTTCTTCAGGAAGTGCTTCCCATTTTTTAAGTGGCGTAGTGATGCTATCGATCCAAGAAAGGTTTTCCATAGCGTTTGCCATTTTGTTTTTACGTCCAAGGTTAATATGACAGTTTGACATAATATCCAAGAATGCAAATCCTCTATGCTCTAACGCTTTAACAAAAACTTTTTCAAGTTTTTTAGGATCAAGCATTGTCTCACGTGCTACAAATGAAGCTCCGGCAGCAATTGCTAAATCAGTTGCATTAAAAGTCGGATCTATATTTCCAGACTTTTGAGAAACAGTCCACATACCTTGTGGAGTTGTCGGTGAAGTCTGAGAGTTCGTAAGACCATAAATAAAGTTGTTGATAAGTATCATAGTTATATCGATATTTCTTCTACAACCGTGAATTGTATGGTTACCACCAATCGCTAGTCCGTCACCATCTCCGGCAACACAGATTACATATTTGTCCGGGTTCATAAGTTTAATACCCGTAGCGAATGCAACTGTTCTACCATGTGTAGTATGAACTGTATTGAAATCTACATAAGAAGAGAATCTTCCAGAACAACCAATACCAGAGACAACACATACGTCATCAGGGCTGATGTTAAGTTTATCAATCGCTCTAACAAAAGCTTTTAGGATAACACCGTCACCACATCCCCAACACCATAGTGTTGGCATCTTTTCAAGTCTTAAATATTTATCGTAATTAAATGCCATCTTAGAATACCTCTTTAACTTTATTTACTATTTCATATGGAGAGATTGGACGACCGTTAACTTTATATAAGCCTTGTAGGTCTAATCTTCCAGAAACACGTTCTACCTCTTCAGTGTATTGTCTAATATTCAACTCAACACAAAGTACATTTTTGATCATATCAGTATATTTTTTGATAGATTCAGCTGGACTTGGCCATAAAGTGATCGGTCTGAATAAACCAGCTTTAATACCTTCAGCTCTTAAGTGACGAATCGCTTCTTTTGCTGCAAGAGAAACTGAACCATAAGCGATAATAAGAACTTCGCCCTCAGCACCAGTCATATCATCAAGCATAAACTCTTCATTAAGTTCGATCTCATCTGTATGCATCATAACTTTATCTTCAAGACGTTGAATCAGTTTACGACATGTTTCGATCTCTTCAGTCGGGAAACCTTTAGCATCATGGTGAAGACCAGTAAAGTGGTATCTGTAACCTTTAAACATTGGGTTTAGTACCGCCGGTTGATCTGCTTCACACTCATATGGAAGATACTCTTCAGGTGCTCCGTCAAAAGTTTTACGAGGAACGATACCTGCTGCTACTTCTTCTTCAGTTGGTAGCATAGCTTTTCCATGCATGTGACCGATTGTTTCGTCAAGTAGAACGAATACAGGCTGCATAAATCTGTCAGCTAAGTTGAATGCTCTTACAGTTTCTGTATAACACTCTGCTAAAGAACCAGCACATAAAGTGATAGAACGATAGTCACCGTGTGAAGGATTTTTTGCTTGTCTTACGTCACCTTGAGATACACGAGTCGGAAGACCAGTTGATGGACCACCACGCATAACGTTTACAACGACCAATGGTACTTCAGCCATTTGTGCAAGACCTAAGTTTTCAGCTTTTAGTGAAATACCAGGGCCTGAAGTAGCAGTCATTGTTCTAACACCTGCCATACCGGCACCGATAGCAGCTGCAACACCTGCGATCTCATCTTCCATTTGAATACATACACCACCGACTTCTGGCATTAAGTCAGACATCTCGTGCATTACTTCACTTGACGGTGTAATCGGGTAACCACCAAAAAATCTACATCCTGCATCTTTTGCAGCTAATGCTGATAATTCATTACCAGTTGAAATTACTTCTCTTGTTGCCATTATTTAACTCCTTGTAGATCAAGTGACATATAGTTGTTTGCAACAACTTTTGCTTGACGCTCTTTTGATTCATCAGTAAGTTTTGCAAACTTATAATCTTTTTTATCAGCTACATAAATAGCAAAATCCGGGCATGAAAGTTCACACTCGTTACATCCAATACAAGCTTCGGGATGATCTACTGAAATCATTGCACCTAAAGTAGATGTGTGGTCATAACGCATACCAAGTACACCAGATGGACAAACAGATACACAAATATCGCATGCCTTACAATTATCTTTATTAACCCATACAGGTACATTACCTGGGTATTCAATCATAGCAGATGCCATATATTCTCCTTTTTACAAGTGAAATTAATTTTTCTTTTTATTATCCGAAAATTTTTCAATAGCAGAAGAGACTATGCTCTTTGCCTTGAAGGTGATCGAATCTATGCAACTAACCTCTTCATTAATAAAGAGAATAGCCTAATTTTCTTAACATTGCTTAAAATGTGCTACAGACGCCTCATCAATAATATCTATTGTTACCTTGAGAAGCTCGCACTATAGGTCACTTCAGATCAAAGATCAGTGACCTAAAAAGTTTTAAGCATTGTTTATTTTTTTCCTAGAACTTCCGCTACAGCTTTACCGATATCTGCAGGAGAAACAACAACTTTAACGCCGGCTGCTTCTAGTGCTTCCATCTTCTCTTTTGCCGTACCTGCGCCACCGCTTACGATAGCACCGGCGTGACCCATACGTTTACCTTTAGGCGCTGTTTGACCAGCGATAAATGCAACAACAGGCTTAGTGATGTTTTCTTTAATGAATTTAGCAGCCTGGATCTCCAAGTCTCCACCGATCTCACCGATCATTACGATCGCTTCAGTTTCCGGATCTGCTTCAAACATCGGTAAAAGTTGTTTGTACGATAGACCGATGATCGGGTCTCCACCAATACCGACAGCTGTAGTTATACCAAAGCCCTCTTTACATACTTGGTTTGCACCTTCGTATGTCAAAGTACCAGACTTAGAGATAAGACCTACATTTCCTTTTTTAAATATCATACCAGGCATAATACCTATCTTACACTCTTCAGCAGTGATGATACCAGGACAGTTTGGCCCTATAGTCTTCATATTGTGCTTAGTAGCATAAGCTTTTGCAGCTTGCATATCACGAACAGGAGCGCCCTCTGTGATAACTACAGCAAGCTCGATACCTGCATCAGCAGCTTCCATAACAGCGTCAGCAACAAAAGCTGGTGGAACGAAGATCATACTTACAGTCGCGCCAGTAGTCTCTACTGCTTCTTTTACAGTGTTGAATACAGGTTTACCAAGATGCTCTTGACCACCTTTGTTCGGTGTAACACCGCCAACGATTTTTGTACCGTATGCTAAACATTGCTCAGCATGGAAAGATCCCTCTTTACCAGTGAAACCTTGAACGATAACTTTTGTATCTTTATTAACTAAAATACTCATCTAAATTATTCTCCTTTCGCTGCAGCTACTGCTTTTGCCGCGCCGTCTGCTAGATCTGTTGCTGCAATAACGTTTGATATATTTGCATTTCTTAGAATCTCTGCTGCTTCAGGTGCATTTGTACCGTCAAGACGAACGATTACAGGTACATGTACGTCTACCATTTTAGTTGCCTCTAAGATTCCGTTTGCAATACGGTCACATCTAACGATACCACCGAAGATGTTAACGAAAATAGCTTTTACTTTCGGGTTTTTAAGGATGATCTCAAAACCTTTTGCAACTGTCTCAGCATTTGCTTTACCGCCAACGTCAAGGAAGTTTGCAGGTGTTCCACCCATATAGTTGATCGTATCCATAGTTCCCATTGCAAGACCTGCACCGTTTACCATACAACCGATCTCACCGTCAAGACTTATGTATGAAAGGCCGTAACGACTAGCTTCTCTCTCATCAGCATCTTCTTCAGAAATATCACGCATATCTTCAATATCAGGATGACGTCCAAGAGCTGAATCATCAAATCCCATTTTACCGTCAAGTGCCAAGAAGTCGCCGCTTCCAGTTTTGATAAGTGGATTGATCTCGATCATCTCAGCATCGTTATCCATATATACTTTATATAGTTTAGAAGCAAAGCTGATAAGTTTCTTTTGTTCTGCAGGATCAGTGATACCAAGACCGAATACTAATTCGCGTCCGTGGAAACCTTGAAAACCGATAGCAGGATCAACTGCTACTTTGATAATCTTTTCAGGATGCTCTTCAGCAACTTTCTCGATCTCCATACCACCCTCTGTTGAAGCCATGATAACAGGCATCTCTTTCGCACGGTCAAGAACTACACCTAAATATAACTCATCTTTAATATCAGCGCCCTCTTCTATGTAAACTTTTTGAACAAGTTTACCTTCCGGACCTGTTTGGTGTGTCACAAGTGTCATGCCAAGGATCTCACCGGCAAGTGTTCTAACTTCTTCGATCGAACGAGCAAGTTTTACACCGCCGCCTAATCCACGTCCACCTGCGTGAATCTGAGCTTTAACTACCCAGATATTTCCACCAAGTTCAGATGCATTGATAGCAGCCTGATCAGGCGTGTTTGCTACAATACCTCTTGGTGTTGGCACACCATATTTAGCAAAAATCTGTTTTGCTTGATATTCATGTATATTCATTTAGTTCTCCTTTTTAGATTTAATTATGCTTTTGGACTTATCATATCTTCCGGTACGACATATTTATCGAACTCTTCAGATGTAAGTAATCCAAGATTGATAGCTTCCTCTTTTAGAGTAGTACCGTTTTTATGAGCAGTCTTCGCTATTTTCGCTGCGTTTTCGTAACCTATATAAGGATTAAGTGCAGTTACCAGCATCAATGAATCATGTAGATAATGATCTATTTTAGAAATATTTGCTTCTATTCCGATAGCTGCATTGTCGTTAAATGAAACTATTGAATCAGCAAGCAGTCTTGATGATTGTAAAAAGTTATATGCGATAACCGGTTTAAATACGTTTAGCTCAAAGTTTCCTTGGCTAGCCGCAAAACCGATAGTCGCATCGTTACCCATGACTTGACATGCAACCATAGTTACAGCTTCACTTTGAGTAGGATTTACTTTACCAGGCATGATCGATGAACCCGGTTCGTTCTCAGGAATAGATATCTCACCAAGACCACAACGAGGACCAGATGCTAACCATCTGACATCATTAGCGATCTTCATCATATCTGCTGCAAGTGCTTTAAGTGCACCGTGAGCAAATACAAGTGCATCGTGAGATGTAAGTGCATGAAACTTGTTCGGTGCAGTGATGAAATCATGTCCTGTAAGTTCACTTAGCTTTTTAGCAACACGCTCTCCAAGTTCAGGGTGAGCGTTAAGACCTGTTCCGACAGCTGTACCGCCAAGAGCAAGCTCACGAACCGCTTCTAAAGAGTCTTTGATCATCTTCTCACATTTGTTCAGCATCTCGACCCAACCGCTGATCTCTTGACCAAGCGTTAAAGGAGTCGCATCTTGAAGGTGAGTACGACCGATCTTTACAACACCGCTGAAAGCTTCACTTTTTGCTTGTAGCGTCGCTTTTAGTTTTGCTACAGCAGGAAGTAAAAGCTCTTCAACAGAGATAACAGACGCTACATGTAAAGCTGTAGGGTATGTATCGTTTGAACTTTGAGATTTATTTACGTCATCATTTGGATGAACCAACTTCTCTTTTCTGAAGTCTCCGCCAAGTATCTCAGTAGCACGGTTAGCAAGAACCTCATTGTTGTTCATGTTTGACTGTGTACCTGAACCTGTCTGCCATACTACAAGTGGATAGTTTCCATCAAGTTTACCTGCAAGCATATCATCAGCAGCAGCAGCGATCGCATCAGCTTTTTTAGCGTCTAGTTTGCCTAAATCTTTATTTACAAGAGCTACGGCTTTTTTAAGATATGAGAATGCACGAGTGATCTCATAAGGCATCTTTTCCTCGCCTATCTTAAAATTTTCTACAGAACGCTGAGTTTGAGCGCCCCAGTAAGCATCTACGGGAACGTTTATCTCTCCCATTGTATCTTTTTCAATACGTGTTGCCATAAAATTACTCTCCTTTAAAAAATTTATTTTCGTTTAACGTGTCGATCAATGTTTGAACAGATGCACAAGATCTTGCAAACATCTCTTGCTCTTTCTCATTTAAAGTCACTTCGATGATCTTTTCAGCACCGTTAGCACCAAGCATTACAGGAACACCGGAAACAACATCACTGTACCCGTATTCACCGTCTAAACACACTGCACAAGGGTGGATCTGTTTTGTATCTTTTAATATCGCTTCAACCATGATAGCAGTTGATTTTGCAGGAGCATAGTATGCAGAACCTGTTTTTAAGTACCCTACTATCTCAGCGCCACCGTGACGAGTACGTTGAACGATCTCATCGATCTCAGCATCTGTAAGAACGTCAGTTAAAGGAACACCTGCTACTGTAGAGTAACGAGGAAGTGGAACCATATCGTCTCCGTGACCACCCATTACCGAAGCACGAATCTGACCGCCGCCGTAACCCAGTTTTTCTTGGATGAACGAAGCCATTCTTGAACTATCAAGAATTCCTGCCATACCGATAACTCTGCTTCTGTCAAAACCGCTCTCTTTTAAAGCTACATACGTCATAGCATCAAGAGGATTAGAAACCATGATGATGATCGCATTTGGAGAGTATTGAGCTATCCCTTTGATAACCTCTCTTGTTATGTTTGCATTTATCATTAAAAGGTCATCACGACTCATACCTGGAAGACGAGGACTTCCTGCAGTTACTACTACAACATCACAATCTGTTAAGTCAGACATATCGTCCGCAACTTTAACTACCGTGTGGCTTCTGACAGCAGAAGCAGCTTGACTCATATCAAGAGCTTTCCCTTTAGCAACATCAATTTTATTATCTCTTAAAATAATCTCGTGACAAGTTCCTAGCATTGCAAGCGAATAAGCTACTGTAGCACCAACATTTCCAGCACCTACAATACCGACTCTTTTTCCTTGATTCATTTTGGACTCCTAGAATATTTCTATTATGACCTTTAGACAATATACTTAAGCAACTTGTGCGAGCACAAACCATTTAAGTATAAAAAGGTCATATATTTCACAAGTCTTATAATATCACTAACAACAATAAGTCTACTATAAGGAGAACAAAAGATTAATCAAACTTTTTTTTATGTTTCATTTTGTAGCATTATTGATGTTTTTTATGTGTGTAGAATAGTTACAACTGAAGATATGCTTACCATTTTTGCCTTTTACAAAATAGAGGTAAGATGTTTTTGCAGGAAAAATCGCAGCTTTTATTGCATCAAAACTGACATTACAGACAGGAGTATTTGGTATACCGCTGTATATATATGTATTGTATGAGCTTTTATCTGTCTTTATGCGTTCATGAGTGATTTTCGTATGAGAGTACTTTCCATAGTTTAAAGTACCGTCCATCTGAAGTCTCATCCCTTTTTTTATACGGTTATATATAACAGAGCTGACCAACGGCATCTCTTCTATAGAAGCCGCTTCTTTTTGTATTACGGAAGCAACTGTTACATATCGAAACCATTTATCTCTATCGTACTTTCCGAAGATCTTTACGGAAAGTTCTTTCATCTGTTTATCAGATTCGATCAAAAGAGTTCTTATCAGGTTTTCTTCACTCATTCCGATAGGAAGTTTATATGTATTTGGTACAAATTCCCCCTCTTTGTATCTGCTGTATTTATCATAGTACTCTTGCAACAGGTTTCTGTCCAGTCCCAGGCTTTCAGAGAGTTGATCTAAAAATATATAAGTAGTCTCACCCGGTATCAGAGTAACATCTTCCATGGCAGCTTTTGCGGTTGTAAGTCTATATAAAAAGTCTGCACGTGTTACTTTATTTGAACCTATATATATCCATCCTTTTTGAGGAGAGCCTAAAAATCTTAATATTATTGCGTCCAACTTGGTCACGTTATAGTTTTGTAGCGATAGCTGTGTTATAATTTTGCTAATAGAGCCGCTTGGTATATAAACTACCTTAGGGGTAACAACAATCATATTTAGGTAGTAAATGAACGAAATAAGCATAAGCAGCGCAATTTCAAAACTCCATTTCATTATAGTTAGTGTTTTTGTCTTCATTTTTTCTTCTCTTTTT includes the following:
- a CDS encoding M48 family metallopeptidase yields the protein MNSLNIFGLDVNYKYNPRLKNSYINILPSTQVVVKTPIKSEKYIYDLIEGKYEWIIKKIDHIKKHKKRDVNIEDEVLIFGEVYSIDHEIATSLRDKLQKLRAPTQENILNNYDRYYKEMSQSHIPGRVEHYSCLMGLYPTNIKFRKMKRRWGSCDSKKELTFNTNLLKLSRELIDYVIVHELAHIKHMNHSKRFHDLVKLYLPDAKELEKKIREEFYRL
- a CDS encoding RMD1 family protein, whose protein sequence is MNKKILFVCVEIPNIVSKKELESEFPGMVLSKIENSLVGEITNDKLIFVSSFGVITFCNFSFEEIISFLSRLGVKEADHYKTALINQDYMMIVNEEYTKPQIDENTIKYDRFNKSIGSIISLALSQSVGLEIKEQSLEKKMEESKTLYEKIEKLKVKDRARLMKFASSIAKERFHILNQLYLLDKPDILWDDPELESLYNQLSLQLELKSRFDVIEYKISYLKESVEFATDMINQKSSEFLEWIIIWLIAVEIVFSVYEYMIKPLL
- a CDS encoding sensor domain-containing diguanylate cyclase, whose product is MEIIKKYFHDIEKCVDDYNITLDNLQTSNSDELLYTHAIREYKKLFLKLLLSNNEDETNENTKALVFFTIENDISYLFLYSELITVVRNFLGNLLIKHDLEHINEINDFFYAHEQRITVLYLQRFLKQLKLKNELRLSHIAIMPDKKFMIHYENHLKWIIDLIFYIENNKFGDDYPQLDHNLCDFGKWMHGATTSYLISTTHFKIIEKLHINLHDLAANVVSHCKSKNIRPSTLIHLMQRIDYYSLEIGNEIAFLNEIEESAKDPLTHLLTRRLFNKIMINKLDIAKATGREFAMIMCDLDHFKYINDNYGHNVGDIVLQHFANILEHNLRKSDYLFRFGGEEFIVLLSMTDKEEALMLAQKVCDVTAASEVIVEGVKIKYTVSIGTIAIIVDNKTPISQETIDTYVAQADEKLYLAKERGRNRVE
- a CDS encoding TetR/AcrR family transcriptional regulator, coding for MPQSREIDNTVSTKKKILVASMKLFSELGYKNASVRKIAAEVGIRESALYNHFKNKEDIFLSVASDIFSTPFNKEDSPALTPAQLSNPKSYLHKFAMEFKLITFDKTKESLFRILMIELFQNKQLREGFINEFHNKNIKALSAVFFTMMQEGLVRSSDPLLMANEFLGPLFYLRLHVTLLRIDNESTTNLSTQFEKHVDFFWESVKV
- a CDS encoding 2-oxoacid:acceptor oxidoreductase family protein, which translates into the protein MARNLMRFTGVGGQGVLLAGEIFAAAKIKTGGEGLKTATYTSQVRGGPTVVDITLDDEEIFYPYANDGEIDFMLSVAQVSYNSFKNGVTPGGTIVVDPNLVHPSDEDRKTWKIYEIPIITIAKEEVGNVITQSVVALAIANTMQNAIDRQVLIDTMLSKVPAKVHAANLKAYELGEKYALEAMGK
- a CDS encoding 2-oxoglutarate ferredoxin oxidoreductase subunit beta; the encoded protein is MAFNYDKYLRLEKMPTLWCWGCGDGVILKAFVRAIDKLNISPDDVCVVSGIGCSGRFSSYVDFNTVHTTHGRTVAFATGIKLMNPDKYVICVAGDGDGLAIGGNHTIHGCRRNIDITMILINNFIYGLTNSQTSPTTPQGMWTVSQKSGNIDPTFNATDLAIAAGASFVARETMLDPKKLEKVFVKALEHRGFAFLDIMSNCHINLGRKNKMANAMENLSWIDSITTPLKKWEALPEEEKLNVFPTGILKEDKTVREYCDMYQDVIAVHQGKRKTITQDDFAKKI
- a CDS encoding 2-oxoglutarate synthase subunit alpha → MATREVISTGNELSALAAKDAGCRFFGGYPITPSSEVMHEMSDLMPEVGGVCIQMEDEIAGVAAAIGAGMAGVRTMTATSGPGISLKAENLGLAQMAEVPLVVVNVMRGGPSTGLPTRVSQGDVRQAKNPSHGDYRSITLCAGSLAECYTETVRAFNLADRFMQPVFVLLDETIGHMHGKAMLPTEEEVAAGIVPRKTFDGAPEEYLPYECEADQPAVLNPMFKGYRYHFTGLHHDAKGFPTEEIETCRKLIQRLEDKVMMHTDEIELNEEFMLDDMTGAEGEVLIIAYGSVSLAAKEAIRHLRAEGIKAGLFRPITLWPSPAESIKKYTDMIKNVLCVELNIRQYTEEVERVSGRLDLQGLYKVNGRPISPYEIVNKVKEVF
- a CDS encoding 4Fe-4S dicluster domain-containing protein, whose product is MASAMIEYPGNVPVWVNKDNCKACDICVSVCPSGVLGMRYDHTSTLGAMISVDHPEACIGCNECELSCPDFAIYVADKKDYKFAKLTDESKERQAKVVANNYMSLDLQGVK